A window from Bufo bufo chromosome 1, aBufBuf1.1, whole genome shotgun sequence encodes these proteins:
- the LOC121006938 gene encoding E3 SUMO-protein ligase KIAA1586-like translates to MLSWLISSKRTRSESEDSLADPPPNQNIAAGQSQTQANESSTCAAVDQVLTSDVEDESDITSTDDNSRIAEHEWPECWSQAQVQYFSTNYKWLLSKNRKLGCSVCSQVCARVDMQQGQRVSQEWSGCLISSYGRDKAAQQSSLRKKIKEHRDSIYHKKAVEIKEKATQNTMQKHIEDMRKAEYASTCNVFRTAYKIGKHGRPFTDMPIDVQLQVLNGVKMGRVLHSNNSCANILDHIAAEMKKKVVNDIVMNERKLCVLIDESTTISGKSVLVVCLRSAISNEQPDTVFFELIELQGTTANDITEALLECLHNNGFDPHYLQEHLLAFACDGASVMLGRKAGVAAQLCSKFPYLFVWHCSNHRLELAVCDVLKEVGGINHFKIFLDQLYSLYHASPKNQRELTESAHSVGQRLLVIGRVLSVRWVASSERTVKAVWENYPALQVHFTSAAADTSRDSRERAKYKGLNDVLTTVSFVVNLGIMYDALTELSDLSRMLQRRDMTLDQADRQLDRQIRVFESMVSTPGPYTQIAIEAENKKIFRNVCLHENERVIKINPGQFFRSLAENVKCRMTPTTSSHVSRTSSEKTDSHLLSDIKVLQSDSWPASLEIQYGDAAVRRLCQRFRVGERKSVQGFREYKDLKASKTPEDLKPLLKAVHTIAVSTSECERAFSSMNDTLTDKRNSLDIKRLSNLIFLKCNGPPLDQFNAQTYVQTWLAKGRRSAAFTNCEAKSARKVEPKTCWSLF, encoded by the coding sequence ATGCTCTCCTGGCTTATAAGTAGCAAAAGAACAAGGTCAGAATCAGAGGACTCGCTGGCTGACCCCCCACCAAACCAGAATATCGCTGCAGGTCAGAGTCAGACACAAGCTAATGAAAGCAGCACTTGTGCCGCGGTCGATCAGGTTCTCACAAGTGACGTAGAGGACGAGAGTGACATCACTTCTACCGATGACAACAGCCGCATTGCCGAGCATGAGTGGCCAGAATGTTGGTCCCAAGCACAAGTACAGTATTTCTCCACAAATTACAAGTGGCTGCTAAGCAAAAATCGAAAGTTGGGCTGTAGTGTGTGTAGTCAAGTTTGTGCTCGTGTAGACATGCAGCAAGGGCAGAGAGTGTCGCAGGAGTGGAGTGGGTGCTTAATCTCGTCTTATGGAAGGGACAAGGCTGCACAACAAAGCTCACTACGAAAGAAAATTAAAGAGCACAGAGACTCAATTTATCACAAGAAAGCAGTTGAAATAAAAGAGAAGGCAACACAAAATACAATGCAAAAACACATTGAAGATATGAGAAAGGCTGAATACGCCTCAACTTGCAATGTGTTTAGAACAGCTTATAAGATTGGCAAGCATGGGCGTCCCTTTACAGACATGCCAATAGATGTCCAGTTGCAAGTCTTAAATGGTGTCAAGATGGGCAGAGTTTTACACTCTAATAACTCGTGTGCAAATATACTGGATCACATTGCAGCTGAAATGAAAAAGAAGGTAGTCAATGACATAGTGATGAATGAAAGAAAACTGTGTGTGCTCATTGATGAATCGACTACAATAAGTGGAAAGTCTGTCCTTGTCGTGTGCCTGCGATCAGCTATTTCCAATGAACAGCCAGACACAGTATTTTTTGAACTCATTGAGCTGCAGGGGACCACAGCAAATGACATCACTGAAGCACTGTTAGAATGTCTTCATAATAATGGCTTTGACCCTCACTACCTACAGGAACATTTGTTGGCATTTGCTTGTGATGGAGCCTCAGTGATGCTTGGGAGGAAAGCAGGAGTTGCTGCGCAGCTTTGTTCCAAATTCCCTTACCTGTTTGTCTGGCATTGTTCCAATCACAGACTGGAACTGGCAGTTTGTGATGTTTTGAAGGAGGTTGGAGGAATCAACcactttaaaatatttttagatcAGCTTTACTCCCTCTACCATGCATCCCCAAAAAACCAAAGGGAGTTAACAGAGAGTGCTCACAGTGTTGGACAGCGTCTCCTTGTGATAGGCCGTGTTTTATCAGTGCGTTGGGTTGCTTCAAGTGAGAGAACGGTGAAAGCAGTATGGGAGAACTACCCAGCTTTGCAGGTACActttacaagtgctgctgctgataCCAGCAGGGACTCAAGAGAGAGAGCAAAATACAAAGGACTCAATGATGTTCTCACTACTGTTTCTTTTGTGGTCAATCTTGGCATCATGTATGACGCTCTCACAGAACTCAGTGACCTCTCAAGAATGCTCCAGAGACGTGACATGACTTTGGATCAAGCCGACAGGCAGCTGGACCGACAGATCCGGGTGTTTGAGTCAATGGTATCCACACCTGGTCCCTACACACAAATTGCCATTGAGGCTGAAAATAAGAAAATCTTCAGAAATGTATGCCTGCATGAAAATGAGAGGGTTATAAAAATCAACCCTGGGCAATTTTTCCGTAGCCTGGCTGAAAATGTTAAGTGCAGGATGACTCCAACAACTTCCTCACATGTCAGTAGAACCTCATCTGAAAAGACAGACAGTCACCTCCTCTCAGACATCAAGGTCCTCCAGTCTGACTCCTGGCCTGCATCTCTTGAGATTCAATATGGTGATGCAGCGGTCAGACGTTTATGTCAGAGATTCAGAGTTGGGGAGAGGAAAAGTGTCCAAGGATTTAGGGAGTATAAAGACCTTAAAGCTTCCAAGACACCAGAAGACCTGAAGCCTCTTCTTAAAGCTGTCCACACCATTGCAGTATCAACAAGTGAATGCGAGCGAGCTTTCAGCTCAATGAATGATACTTTGACAGATAAAAGAAACTCTCTCGACATCAAAAGGCTTTCAAATCTGATCTTCCTGAAATGCAACGGACCACCCTTGGATCAGTTTAATGCACAAACATATGTGCAGACATGGCTGGCAAAAGGGAGGAGAAGTGCAGCCTTCACAAACTGCGAAGCCAAAAGTGCAAGGAAAGTGGAGCCCAAAACGTGCTGGAGCCTTTTCTAG
- the LOC121007096 gene encoding protein ZBED8-like encodes MSSKKRKWSDEYVQYGFTCITERDGSQRPNCMICNAKLSNSSLAPAKLREHFLKLHGDGKYKNTTLAEFKVRRARFDEKASLPVLGFVPINKPILIASYEVAYLIAKQGKPHTIGETLIKPAVLKMANIMLGKAAEVKLSQIPLSNDTISDRIEDMSKDILAQIVADLISSPAKFSLQLDKTTDVSNLSQLAVFVRYVKDDVIKEEFLFCKPLTTTTKAADVKKLLDDFFKDNNLSWDMVSAVCSDGAPAMLGRKSGFGALVKADAPHIIVTHCILHRHALATKTLPPKLAEVLKIVGECVNYVRNSALRHRIFRELCKEMGSEFEVLLYHSNVRWLSRGQVLNRVFAVRVELALFLQEHQHCHADCFKDSEFILILAYMTDIFAALNHLNQQMQGGGVNIIEAEENLKAFQKKLPLWKRRIENDNFANFPLLDDCVSKIEDVSGIGDISVPTELKQAIATHLDELATSLDGYFPTRESYLAWVRQPFTFSVETTDVNDEYLDEIIELQQSQVQ; translated from the coding sequence ATGTCGAGCAAAAAAAGAAAGTGGTCGGACGAATATGTACAATATGGATTCACATGTATAACGGAACGTGATGGGAGTCAGCGTCCTAACTGTATGATTTGCAATGCCAAGTTGAGCAATTCTAGTCTAGCACCGGCAAAACTAAGAGAACACTTCCTTAAGCTGCATGGAGATGGAAAATACAAGAACACAACGCTCGCTGAATTCAAGGTGAGGAGAGCCAGATTCGATGAAAAGGCTAGTCTGCCTGTTCTCGGCTTTGTACCCATCAACAAACCGATCCTCATAGCATCGTACGAAGTTGCTTACCTGATCGCAAAGCAGGGCAAACCCCACACCATTGGTGAAACACTCATAAAACCAGCTGTGTTGAAGATGGCGAATATCATGCTGGGAAAAGCGGCTGAAGTTAAGTTATCCCAAATTCCTCTTTCAAATGACACCATCAGCGACAGAATAGAGGACATGAGCAAAGACATCTTGGCTCAAATAGTTGCAGATCTGATTTCAAGCCCGGCAAAATTCAGCCTTCAACTCGACAAGACCACAGACGTCTCCAATCTAAGCCAGCTTGCAGTATTCGTGCGCTATGTGAAAGACGACGTGATAAAGGaagagtttttattttgtaagcCTCTTACAACAACAACTAAGGCAGCCGATGTGAAGAAACTTCTGGATGACTTCTTCAAAGACAACAATCTTTCGTGGGATATGGTTTCTGCAGTTTGTTCGGATGGAGCTCCAGCCATGCTGGGAAGAAAGTCTGGTTTTGGTGCGCTAGTGAAAGCCGATGCACCACACATCATTGTTACGCATTGTATTCTGCATAGGCATGCATTGGCAACAAAAACCTTGCCTCCAAAACTGGCAGAAGTATTAAAAATTGTAGGGGAATGTGTGAACTATGTGCGAAATAGTGCTCTGAGGCACCGCATCTTCAGGGAGCTGTGTAAAGAAATGGGATCTGAATTTGAGGTACTTCTGTACCATTCCAACGTTCGGTGGTTATCCCGGGGACAGGTGTTGAATCGTGTTTTTGCCGTGCGTGTGGAATTAGCCCTGTTTTTGCAAGAGCACCAACATTGTCATGCAGATTGCTTCAAAGATTCTGAGTTCATTCTCATTTTAGCGTACATGACTGATATCTTTGCAGCTCTAAATCATCTCAATCAACAGATGCAGGGCGGTGGAGTCAACATCATCGAAGCAGAAGAAAACCTGAAGGCTTTTCAAAAAAAGCTACCATTATGGAAACGACGAATAGAGAACGATAACTTCGCAAACTTTCCCCTGCTAGATGACTGTGTAAGTAAGATCGAAGATGTATCTGGAATCGGAGACATTTCTGTACCCACGGAGCTGAAGCAAGCAATTGCCACGCACTTAGATGAGCTTGCAACGTCTCTTGATGGATACTTCCCTACAAGAGAGTCATATCTAGCATGGGTGAGACAGCCGTTCACATTTAGTGTTGAGACAACAGATGTCAATGATGAATACCTTGATGAAATCATTGAACTTCAGCAGAGCCAGGTTCAATAG